A single genomic interval of Sphingobacteriales bacterium harbors:
- a CDS encoding DUF2490 domain-containing protein, which translates to MQILSRFNFNLRFVKLVVFLSGFCPLLLVFAQNTEAPEAKKPLTDTGLWFEVGVSQPVGEKWSVDVSEELRFDKGGQHLRSAYTYAGIAYKLADFVSLQAGYRLKVRKTEHLQNEIRFGPTFKTRVKPLKLDLRLRVLYKHEFAKPDDAADSKHLRAALTARVSRKKWTAAPYVRTEWLYALSYKGQFFDESRWQIGVQYEPFKNHSFAAYYQYTANLNDSPLERKHILGFEYGYELPNLVTKPPKTKP; encoded by the coding sequence ATGCAAATTTTATCTCGCTTTAATTTCAATCTTCGATTTGTTAAACTTGTTGTTTTTTTATCTGGTTTTTGCCCGCTGCTGCTGGTTTTTGCTCAAAATACCGAAGCACCTGAAGCTAAAAAACCCCTAACCGATACTGGTCTTTGGTTTGAAGTAGGCGTTTCGCAACCTGTGGGCGAAAAATGGAGCGTTGACGTATCGGAAGAATTGCGTTTCGACAAGGGAGGGCAACACTTGAGAAGTGCTTATACTTACGCTGGAATAGCCTATAAATTAGCCGATTTTGTATCGTTACAAGCAGGCTATAGGCTAAAAGTGCGCAAAACCGAACATTTGCAAAACGAAATAAGATTTGGCCCTACTTTTAAAACGCGCGTTAAACCCTTAAAACTCGATTTGCGCTTGCGGGTTCTTTATAAACACGAGTTTGCCAAACCTGATGATGCCGCCGATTCAAAGCATCTGCGAGCAGCACTAACAGCCAGGGTATCTCGTAAAAAATGGACGGCTGCACCTTATGTACGCACAGAATGGTTGTATGCACTTTCGTACAAGGGTCAGTTTTTTGATGAAAGTCGTTGGCAAATTGGCGTTCAATACGAGCCATTCAAAAATCATAGTTTTGCCGCTTATTATCAATACACCGCTAATTTAAACGACTCGCCCTTAGAGCGAAAGCATATTTTAGGTTTCGAATATGGCTACGAACTGCCTAATTTGGTGACTAAGCCGCCAAAAACAAAACCATAA
- a CDS encoding DUF488 domain-containing protein: MNRIKIKRIYEKPTSDDGYRVLVDRLWPRGLSKENAALDEWNKNIAPSPELRKWFGHKANNFNYFAEQYKAELNTKTEELKRLKSIATTQNLTLLYAAKDEKINHAIILLNEINIISDGK; encoded by the coding sequence GTGAATAGGATAAAAATTAAGCGGATATATGAAAAACCTACCTCTGACGATGGCTACAGGGTATTGGTTGACAGACTGTGGCCTAGAGGCTTGAGCAAGGAAAATGCCGCTTTAGACGAATGGAATAAAAATATTGCGCCTTCGCCCGAGCTAAGAAAATGGTTCGGGCACAAGGCCAATAATTTCAATTATTTTGCCGAACAATATAAGGCCGAGTTAAACACAAAAACAGAGGAACTTAAACGACTAAAATCCATTGCAACAACGCAAAACCTCACGTTACTTTATGCCGCGAAAGATGAAAAAATAAATCATGCAATAATATTATTAAATGAAATAAACATAATAAGCGATGGAAAATAA
- a CDS encoding efflux RND transporter periplasmic adaptor subunit, translating to MSFVADGFIVKPTSVSNKIVSSGRLAANEQVNIQPEVNGKITQIFFTEGKAVNKGATLVKLDDADLLAQINKVQTQRQLSVNTEERQKKLLDINGISKQEYDLTTTQIRSFDADLAILRTQLEKTEIKAPFSGVIGLRNISIGAVVTSGTILTVLQQLNPLKLEFSVPEKYANDLKTGQKIKCAFPGMKDTLIGTIYVINPIIDAATGTIMAKAKIDNSGNKLSPGQFANVEILLNSKPQAILIPSQSVIPGTRFKQVATYKNGVVQMKEVVTGERNESEVEILQGLEFGDTVLTTGIMQARDQGKVQLKQIINAASANTNN from the coding sequence ATGTCTTTTGTTGCCGATGGGTTTATTGTTAAGCCTACATCGGTAAGCAATAAAATTGTTTCGTCGGGCAGGCTGGCGGCAAACGAGCAGGTTAATATCCAGCCCGAAGTAAACGGCAAGATTACGCAAATATTTTTTACCGAAGGTAAGGCCGTCAACAAAGGAGCAACCTTGGTAAAGTTGGACGATGCCGACCTATTGGCGCAAATTAACAAAGTTCAAACTCAACGGCAACTTTCAGTAAATACCGAAGAGAGGCAAAAAAAACTGCTCGATATTAATGGCATTAGCAAACAAGAATATGACCTTACAACAACACAAATTAGGTCGTTTGATGCTGACTTGGCCATTTTAAGAACGCAATTAGAGAAAACAGAAATTAAAGCGCCCTTTTCGGGTGTAATTGGTTTGCGCAATATCAGTATTGGCGCAGTTGTTACATCCGGAACCATTTTGACGGTGCTTCAACAACTCAATCCGTTAAAATTAGAATTTTCAGTTCCGGAAAAATATGCCAACGACCTAAAAACAGGTCAAAAAATAAAATGCGCATTTCCCGGAATGAAAGATACCCTCATCGGAACAATATATGTTATTAACCCAATTATTGACGCAGCAACCGGCACAATAATGGCAAAAGCCAAAATAGACAACTCGGGCAACAAATTATCGCCGGGGCAATTTGCAAATGTTGAAATTTTATTAAATTCAAAACCTCAAGCCATTTTAATACCCTCGCAGAGTGTAATTCCGGGCACAAGATTTAAACAGGTTGCAACCTATAAAAACGGAGTAGTGCAAATGAAAGAAGTAGTAACCGGAGAGCGCAACGAGTCGGAAGTAGAAATACTACAAGGGCTTGAGTTTGGCGATACGGTACTAACAACGGGTATTATGCAGGCACGCGACCAAGGCAAAGTGCAACTGAAACAAATTATTAATGCTGCTTCGGCAAATACAAACAATTAA
- a CDS encoding group III truncated hemoglobin — protein MTQIKNDIKGLSDIKQMVDTFYGKIRQDDKLADIFNNVIQNRWPQHLEKMYRFWQTVLLEEHTYFGSPFIPHAKLPVDANHFERWLQLFNETVDTLFEGEKANRAKWQGQRMAEMFLSKINYYNNNSAIPLL, from the coding sequence ATGACCCAAATTAAAAACGATATAAAAGGACTGAGCGATATTAAACAAATGGTTGATACTTTTTACGGCAAAATTCGCCAAGACGATAAATTGGCCGATATTTTTAACAACGTCATTCAAAACCGCTGGCCACAACACCTCGAAAAGATGTACCGTTTTTGGCAAACGGTGTTATTAGAAGAGCATACCTATTTTGGCAGCCCGTTTATACCCCACGCCAAACTGCCCGTTGATGCAAATCATTTTGAAAGATGGCTACAGTTATTTAACGAAACAGTTGATACCCTTTTTGAAGGCGAAAAGGCAAACAGAGCAAAATGGCAGGGCCAAAGAATGGCCGAAATGTTCCTTTCTAAAATAAACTATTACAATAATAATTCTGCTATCCCTCTTTTATAA
- the ric gene encoding iron-sulfur cluster repair di-iron protein produces MNITKQTVIGELVAQDYRTASVFKKNGIDFCCNGNRNIEEACTHKKKNADELIQHLNEVTAQKNDASGVDFNSWPLDLLADYIEKKHHRYVVTRIQEIAPFLHKVARVHGDRHPELIEVEQLFRGTAEDLTNHMEKEEMVLFPFIRKMVSAKQSGTPISAPFGTVQNPINMMKHEHNVEGDRFRKISELTQNYTPPIDACNTYRVTFAMLEEFENDLHQHIHLENNILFPKAIEMESSAS; encoded by the coding sequence ATGAATATTACAAAACAAACCGTTATTGGTGAATTGGTAGCACAAGACTACCGCACCGCCTCCGTTTTTAAAAAAAATGGAATAGATTTTTGTTGCAATGGCAACCGAAATATTGAAGAAGCCTGCACGCATAAAAAGAAAAATGCAGACGAATTAATTCAACACCTTAACGAGGTAACAGCTCAAAAAAATGATGCCTCAGGGGTTGATTTTAATTCATGGCCATTAGATTTATTGGCCGACTATATTGAAAAAAAACACCATCGTTACGTTGTAACGAGAATACAGGAAATAGCACCATTTTTACACAAAGTTGCCAGGGTTCATGGCGACCGGCACCCCGAACTAATTGAGGTTGAACAGCTTTTTCGTGGCACAGCCGAAGACTTAACAAACCACATGGAAAAAGAAGAAATGGTTTTATTTCCGTTTATCAGAAAAATGGTTTCGGCCAAACAATCGGGCACACCTATTAGCGCGCCGTTTGGCACCGTACAAAACCCTATAAACATGATGAAACACGAACACAACGTTGAGGGCGACCGTTTTAGGAAAATTTCGGAATTAACGCAAAATTATACCCCCCCAATTGATGCTTGTAACACCTACAGGGTTACATTTGCAATGTTAGAAGAGTTTGAAAACGACCTGCACCAACACATCCACTTAGAAAACAATATCCTATTTCCGAAAGCTATTGAAATGGAATCATCTGCTTCGTGA
- the rpmA gene encoding 50S ribosomal protein L27, giving the protein MAHKKGQGSTKNGRDSQSKRLGVKLYGGQVAIPGNIIVRQRGTKFHPGLNVGIGKDHTIFATAEGVVQFETKRNDRTYISVVAAAE; this is encoded by the coding sequence ATGGCACACAAAAAAGGTCAGGGTAGTACCAAAAACGGGCGCGACTCGCAAAGCAAACGCCTTGGTGTAAAACTTTATGGCGGCCAAGTTGCTATACCAGGCAATATTATTGTACGTCAGCGCGGCACCAAATTTCATCCGGGTTTAAATGTTGGCATTGGTAAAGATCATACTATATTTGCCACCGCCGAGGGTGTAGTGCAGTTTGAAACCAAACGCAACGACCGCACCTATATTTCGGTTGTAGCTGCTGCCGAATAG
- the rplU gene encoding 50S ribosomal protein L21 codes for MYAIVEIAGQQFKVENGQEIYVHRLPNDEGTSVSFDRVLLVAGDAGVRVGSPTVSGASVAATVLNHAKGDKVLVFKKKRRKGYQKMNGHRQLFSKIRIEAIA; via the coding sequence ATGTACGCCATTGTTGAAATAGCCGGCCAACAGTTTAAAGTTGAAAACGGCCAAGAAATTTATGTACACCGTTTGCCAAATGACGAAGGCACATCGGTAAGTTTTGACCGCGTTTTATTAGTAGCCGGAGATGCCGGTGTGCGCGTAGGCAGCCCCACCGTTTCGGGGGCAAGTGTTGCTGCCACTGTTCTTAACCATGCCAAAGGCGACAAGGTTTTGGTTTTTAAGAAAAAACGCCGCAAAGGCTATCAAAAAATGAACGGTCATCGTCAGTTATTTTCAAAAATCCGGATAGAAGCAATTGCATAG
- a CDS encoding hemerythrin domain-containing protein: MENKPIKRHKALQPISREHHHGLLLCWKIREGFKRNIAVDRIDNYAKWFWKTHLADHFEIEETHLFPVLEKGNKLVEQAKAEHKRIKQLFENEANRQASLNSIADELEQHIRFEERVLFNEIQAKASSEQLQNIQACGTNQKFDDNLTDAFWQQ, translated from the coding sequence ATGGAAAATAAACCTATCAAGCGACATAAAGCGCTACAGCCGATTAGCCGCGAGCACCACCACGGCTTGCTTTTATGCTGGAAAATACGCGAGGGATTTAAACGAAATATCGCTGTTGACCGTATTGATAACTACGCAAAATGGTTTTGGAAAACACACCTTGCCGACCATTTTGAAATAGAAGAAACCCATCTTTTCCCTGTTCTTGAAAAGGGAAACAAACTTGTAGAACAAGCCAAAGCCGAACACAAAAGAATAAAACAGCTTTTCGAAAACGAAGCAAACCGCCAAGCCTCGCTTAATTCAATTGCCGATGAACTCGAACAGCATATTCGCTTTGAAGAAAGGGTTCTGTTTAATGAAATTCAAGCAAAAGCTTCAAGTGAGCAATTACAGAACATACAAGCATGTGGTACTAATCAAAAGTTTGATGACAACCTGACGGATGCTTTCTGGCAACAGTAA
- a CDS encoding TolC family protein, producing MLRTCFPYRQPFPNKKHVWENPKFKRPCCLKLHFFVWALIPAFIFLWPQAVKSQPISLNEAIKLALENNFKLQIARNNLQTATINNHPGEAGRLPVVGLQTGTSAVVNSISQKFNNGSEINRAGALSSNTQFSLFSSWTLFDGCKMYATGQRLKEQVVAADLVLTEEMLQTTINVATQYLNLIKQYQLLKNIDTLIAISNERLLLNKTRFESGLSAKMDYLQAQTDVNAQTAQKLVQLNSIEQTKENLNLLMGRNAGTPLEISERSFPENAWILPNELDLDKHPTIKQAKTQIGIAQLQKQEIEAAKYPTVDLEAAYNFSFNKSQAGFSLYNLSTGPVVGVNLNWTLFNGGKLKRALAVNEIGIENLRTTLAQTEQLLDAQWVEAQRTLVFARQLADLEKQNLNVATENMFIALERLRSGIANSLELRETQQSYEQTLVRQTEALFQMKLSELNLLYLKGELIIQE from the coding sequence ATGCTTCGGACTTGTTTCCCTTACCGCCAACCATTCCCCAACAAAAAACATGTATGGGAAAATCCTAAATTTAAGCGCCCTTGTTGCCTTAAATTGCACTTCTTCGTTTGGGCACTAATTCCGGCATTTATTTTTTTGTGGCCTCAAGCTGTAAAATCGCAGCCAATTTCACTTAATGAAGCTATTAAATTGGCTTTGGAAAATAATTTTAAACTTCAAATTGCACGAAACAATTTACAGACGGCTACTATCAATAATCATCCCGGAGAGGCCGGAAGGTTGCCCGTTGTTGGGTTACAAACCGGAACTTCGGCAGTGGTAAACAGTATTAGCCAAAAATTTAACAATGGCTCTGAAATTAACCGCGCCGGCGCGTTGTCTTCCAATACGCAATTCTCTCTTTTTTCATCGTGGACGCTTTTTGATGGCTGTAAAATGTATGCCACCGGCCAAAGGCTAAAAGAACAAGTTGTGGCAGCCGACCTTGTACTTACCGAAGAAATGTTGCAAACAACAATAAATGTAGCAACCCAATATTTAAACCTCATCAAACAGTATCAACTGCTTAAAAATATTGATACACTTATTGCCATTTCAAACGAGCGCTTATTGCTTAATAAAACAAGATTTGAAAGCGGACTAAGTGCTAAAATGGATTATTTGCAGGCGCAAACCGATGTAAACGCCCAAACAGCCCAAAAATTAGTTCAACTTAACAGTATTGAGCAAACAAAAGAAAACTTGAATTTGCTTATGGGGCGAAATGCCGGCACACCTTTGGAAATAAGTGAGCGTTCTTTTCCGGAAAATGCGTGGATTTTACCCAATGAATTAGATTTGGATAAACATCCGACTATTAAACAAGCAAAAACTCAAATTGGCATCGCACAATTACAAAAACAAGAAATTGAAGCTGCAAAATATCCAACTGTTGACCTTGAAGCGGCCTACAATTTTAGTTTCAACAAATCGCAGGCGGGCTTTTCGTTATACAATTTAAGCACTGGGCCAGTAGTGGGCGTAAATCTTAACTGGACGCTGTTTAACGGCGGAAAACTAAAACGGGCATTGGCCGTAAACGAAATTGGCATAGAAAACCTGCGCACAACACTCGCTCAAACCGAGCAATTATTAGATGCACAATGGGTTGAGGCACAAAGAACACTTGTTTTTGCCCGCCAACTTGCCGACCTTGAAAAACAAAACCTCAATGTTGCCACTGAAAATATGTTTATTGCACTTGAAAGATTAAGATCCGGAATAGCTAACTCGTTGGAACTGCGCGAAACACAACAAAGTTACGAGCAAACCTTAGTCCGCCAAACAGAAGCGTTGTTTCAAATGAAACTTTCAGAATTAAATCTCTTGTACCTGAAAGGAGAGCTAATTATACAAGAGTAA
- a CDS encoding cbb3-type cytochrome c oxidase subunit II, which yields MKFYDGYKKLLGLALGLFLLLAAIVAIILAINNQKNNTSPQSAQALGGDAVAGKQIFIANGCVACHTQRGGNLDGDKTESSTAGYADTTPTNLEQNTAKLTGTERAGPDLTNIGERRPHLDWNLLHLYQPRAAVEKSTMPAFPWLFEIKDSVSKGEIEISVPNAFRKGIDGKIVAKKEALDLVAYLQNLKQATLPANTTTKNETGYANPLNGHMLYTRHCSSCHQPNGEGLKNAFPPLNGSPIVLANNPDLLVNIIMTGYDARAEYAAMNAVGLDNDLSAEEITEIINYVNTSWGNNAKQVKTEDVKNRIDIINMTAKN from the coding sequence ATGAAGTTTTACGATGGTTATAAAAAATTACTCGGCTTGGCGTTAGGACTGTTTTTGTTGTTAGCGGCAATTGTTGCCATAATTCTGGCAATTAATAATCAAAAAAACAATACGTCTCCACAAAGCGCGCAAGCACTTGGCGGAGATGCCGTTGCAGGCAAACAAATTTTTATTGCCAATGGCTGTGTGGCCTGTCATACCCAACGAGGGGGCAATTTGGATGGAGATAAGACAGAGAGTAGTACCGCCGGCTATGCAGACACAACCCCAACCAATTTAGAACAAAATACTGCAAAACTGACAGGAACCGAAAGGGCTGGCCCCGATTTGACAAATATAGGCGAGCGCCGCCCACACTTAGACTGGAACTTGTTGCACTTGTACCAGCCAAGGGCTGCTGTAGAAAAATCAACTATGCCTGCCTTTCCATGGCTGTTTGAAATTAAAGATTCTGTAAGCAAAGGAGAGATTGAAATTTCTGTCCCTAATGCTTTCCGGAAAGGTATTGACGGAAAAATTGTAGCCAAAAAAGAAGCCCTTGATTTAGTAGCCTATTTGCAAAATTTAAAACAAGCAACTCTGCCAGCAAACACAACTACAAAAAATGAAACCGGTTACGCTAATCCGCTCAACGGCCACATGCTTTATACCCGGCACTGCTCAAGTTGTCACCAGCCTAATGGCGAAGGGTTAAAAAATGCTTTCCCACCATTAAATGGCAGCCCAATTGTTTTAGCAAATAACCCCGATTTGCTTGTAAATATTATTATGACGGGTTATGATGCAAGGGCAGAATATGCAGCAATGAACGCTGTAGGGTTAGACAATGACCTAAGCGCCGAAGAAATAACCGAAATTATTAATTACGTAAATACAAGCTGGGGAAATAATGCCAAACAAGTAAAAACAGAAGATGTTAAAAACAGAATAGATATTATCAATATGACAGCTAAAAATTAA
- a CDS encoding Rrf2 family transcriptional regulator gives MFSKACEYGIRAAICVAEHSLLGKKVSLKGVATAIESPEAYTSKILQQLVRFGIINSDKGPTGGFSMDEKELENVKLSTIVLAIDGNGIYTKCGLGLKSCSDKKPCPVHNQFKLIRDNLRNMLETSTIKSLAVKTEKGVFFLKH, from the coding sequence ATGTTTTCAAAAGCTTGTGAATATGGAATAAGGGCAGCAATTTGTGTTGCCGAACATTCTTTGCTGGGTAAAAAAGTGAGTTTAAAGGGGGTCGCAACCGCTATTGAATCGCCCGAAGCATATACCTCTAAAATATTACAGCAGCTTGTACGCTTTGGAATTATCAACTCAGACAAAGGCCCTACCGGTGGTTTTTCGATGGACGAAAAAGAACTCGAAAACGTAAAATTAAGCACCATTGTATTGGCAATTGACGGCAACGGTATTTATACAAAATGTGGCTTGGGATTAAAATCTTGCAGCGATAAAAAGCCATGTCCGGTTCACAATCAGTTTAAATTAATTCGAGATAACTTAAGAAATATGCTTGAAACAAGCACCATAAAATCATTGGCAGTAAAAACAGAAAAAGGGGTATTCTTTTTAAAACACTGA
- a CDS encoding efflux RND transporter permease subunit encodes MSLPSISLDRPVMSIVMSIIIVLFGLLGFYFLGVRDFPAIDPPNINVRTNYAGANADIIESQITEPLEKAINGVPGIKNITSSSSQGMSNITVEFELGNDLEAAANDVRDKVSQAIRQLPPDLDANPVVSKADANSDAIISMTVRSNTLNQLEVTDFATNVLLEKLQTIPGVSSIQIWGEKRYAMRIWMDPTKLNAYGLTANDIVAALQRENVELPSGKLAGNATDLTVRTFGKLTNENEFNNLVIANANNTPVKLGDVATAVLGPENEETVLKESGIPMIALALVPQPGSNYVAISDEFYKRFEQLKKDIPDDFTLDIALDNTKFIRSSIFEVEETLAIAFVLVILIIFLFFRDWLIAIRPLIDIPVSLIGAFFIMYLFGFTINILTLLAIVLATGLVVDDGIVVTENIYKKLEKGMPKMLAARQGSEEIYFVVIATSITLAVVFLPIIFLQGFVGRLFREFGIVLSGAVLISAFVSLTLTPVLNVLLTKKKPKHSWFYTVTEPFFAGLESGYRKVLTVFTKVKLVGVLLLLGCFWGIYYLFNIIPSELAPMEDRSQFRLQVSAPEGTSFDAMDKYMNQITDMVIDSVPEKTVLLTVTAPAFAGSGSVNSGFARVALCEPTERTRTQAEIANYINKKASTLTEGRVFAIQEQTIATSRRGGLPVAFVLQNINFEKLSTALPLFLEEAGKSPVFQQIDVDLKFNKPELNIEILRDKAADLGISVAEVSEALQMAFSNRRIGFFNMNGKQYQVLGQWEREYRDDPTDLKNIYVKTKNGALVSIDNVVTINEETSPPTIYHFNRYKSATVSAALVPGKTIGDGIEEMERIAAKVLDSSFTTALTGASRDYDESASNTGFAFVLALILIFLILAAQFESFIDPVIIMLTVPMAIVGALLSLFLLGQTVNIFSQIGMIMLIGLVTKNGILIVEFANVLMKQGKSKATAAIEAAVMRLRPILMTSLATALGALPIAVSFGAASTSRMPLGTVVVGGIMFSLILTLFIIPVMYILISRRTPAPVSSPENALV; translated from the coding sequence ATGAGTTTACCCAGCATATCGCTTGACCGTCCGGTAATGTCTATTGTGATGAGTATCATCATTGTTCTATTTGGCTTACTTGGGTTTTATTTTTTAGGTGTACGTGATTTTCCGGCAATAGACCCGCCCAATATAAACGTCCGGACAAATTACGCCGGCGCAAATGCCGACATTATAGAGTCGCAAATTACCGAGCCGCTTGAAAAAGCTATTAATGGCGTGCCCGGAATTAAAAATATTACCTCGTCAAGCAGCCAAGGAATGAGCAATATAACGGTTGAGTTTGAACTGGGAAACGACCTTGAAGCTGCGGCAAACGACGTGCGCGATAAAGTATCGCAAGCCATACGGCAACTGCCCCCCGATTTAGATGCCAACCCCGTTGTGTCAAAAGCAGATGCCAACTCAGATGCCATCATTTCAATGACGGTAAGGAGCAATACCCTAAACCAACTTGAAGTTACCGATTTTGCAACGAATGTGCTGTTAGAGAAACTTCAAACGATACCCGGAGTAAGTAGCATTCAAATATGGGGAGAAAAGCGGTATGCCATGCGAATATGGATGGACCCAACCAAACTGAACGCGTATGGCCTAACCGCCAATGATATTGTTGCCGCACTGCAACGAGAAAACGTTGAACTCCCATCGGGCAAATTGGCCGGAAACGCTACCGACCTAACAGTGCGCACCTTTGGCAAACTAACCAACGAAAACGAGTTTAACAACCTTGTTATAGCAAACGCAAACAACACACCGGTAAAACTTGGAGATGTGGCCACGGCTGTTTTAGGCCCCGAAAATGAAGAAACCGTATTAAAAGAATCGGGTATTCCAATGATAGCATTGGCCTTGGTGCCCCAGCCCGGCTCTAATTATGTAGCTATTTCAGACGAGTTTTATAAAAGATTTGAACAGTTAAAAAAAGATATTCCGGATGATTTTACCCTCGATATTGCCTTAGATAATACCAAATTTATCAGAAGTTCTATTTTTGAGGTCGAAGAAACCCTTGCCATCGCATTTGTGTTGGTTATCCTTATCATCTTTTTGTTTTTTCGCGACTGGTTAATAGCAATAAGGCCGCTGATAGACATTCCGGTATCGCTAATTGGTGCATTTTTTATTATGTACCTTTTTGGATTTACCATTAACATACTTACGCTTTTGGCCATTGTTTTGGCTACCGGATTGGTGGTAGATGACGGAATTGTGGTTACAGAAAATATTTATAAAAAACTCGAAAAAGGTATGCCCAAAATGCTCGCCGCCCGCCAGGGCAGCGAAGAAATTTATTTTGTGGTTATTGCCACCTCCATAACACTTGCCGTAGTTTTTCTGCCTATTATTTTCCTTCAGGGGTTTGTTGGCCGCTTGTTTCGCGAGTTTGGCATTGTATTATCCGGAGCGGTGCTAATTTCGGCGTTTGTATCTCTAACCTTAACGCCCGTGCTTAATGTACTTTTAACCAAAAAGAAACCAAAACACTCGTGGTTTTATACAGTAACCGAGCCGTTTTTTGCCGGCCTCGAAAGCGGCTACCGCAAAGTTTTGACCGTTTTTACCAAAGTGAAATTAGTAGGTGTGCTTTTATTGTTAGGGTGTTTTTGGGGTATTTATTACCTGTTCAACATCATTCCTTCTGAGCTTGCACCTATGGAAGACCGCAGCCAGTTTAGGCTTCAGGTTAGTGCCCCCGAAGGCACCAGTTTTGATGCCATGGATAAATATATGAACCAAATTACGGATATGGTTATAGATTCGGTTCCTGAAAAAACAGTTTTATTGACGGTAACCGCACCTGCATTTGCCGGAAGTGGCTCCGTAAACTCCGGATTTGCCCGCGTAGCCCTGTGCGAACCAACCGAGCGCACCCGAACACAGGCCGAAATAGCTAACTATATCAACAAAAAAGCATCAACATTAACCGAAGGACGTGTATTTGCCATCCAAGAGCAAACAATTGCAACCAGCAGGCGCGGCGGTTTACCAGTTGCGTTTGTTTTGCAAAATATCAACTTCGAAAAACTAAGCACCGCTTTGCCACTTTTTTTAGAAGAAGCAGGTAAAAGTCCCGTTTTTCAACAAATTGATGTGGACTTAAAATTTAACAAACCCGAACTAAACATTGAAATACTAAGAGATAAAGCCGCCGACCTTGGAATTAGCGTAGCCGAAGTTTCAGAAGCCCTTCAAATGGCTTTTAGTAACAGAAGAATTGGCTTTTTTAACATGAACGGAAAACAATACCAGGTATTAGGCCAATGGGAGCGCGAATACCGAGACGACCCTACTGACTTAAAAAATATTTATGTAAAAACTAAAAATGGTGCACTTGTTAGTATAGATAATGTGGTAACTATTAATGAAGAAACAAGTCCGCCTACAATTTACCACTTTAACCGCTATAAATCGGCAACCGTTTCGGCAGCACTTGTGCCCGGAAAAACAATTGGAGACGGCATTGAAGAAATGGAACGAATTGCAGCTAAAGTTTTAGACAGTTCGTTTACCACTGCCCTTACCGGCGCTTCGAGAGATTATGACGAGAGCGCCTCTAATACCGGATTTGCATTTGTTTTAGCCTTAATACTTATTTTTTTAATTCTCGCTGCGCAGTTCGAAAGTTTTATAGACCCGGTTATTATTATGCTTACCGTGCCAATGGCTATTGTTGGGGCCTTGCTGTCTTTATTTTTGCTTGGTCAAACTGTAAATATTTTTAGCCAAATTGGTATGATTATGCTTATTGGTTTGGTAACTAAAAATGGAATTTTAATTGTAGAGTTTGCCAATGTATTAATGAAACAAGGAAAAAGTAAAGCTACAGCGGCCATAGAGGCAGCAGTAATGCGGCTGCGCCCAATTTTAATGACAAGTTTGGCAACAGCCTTAGGTGCCTTGCCCATTGCCGTTTCTTTTGGTGCAGCATCAACAAGCCGTATGCCGCTTGGTACAGTTGTTGTTGGAGGCATTATGTTTTCGTTAATCCTTACACTTTTCATCATTCCGGTAATGTATATTCTAATTAGCAGACGAACCCCCGCCCCTGTTTCTTCACCCGAAAACGCCCTTGTTTAA